The Populus alba chromosome 6, ASM523922v2, whole genome shotgun sequence genomic interval TCTTGCAACCCATGTCGCTGGTTTAGAGAGCACCATAGTAGATCAACAAGGAAATAGGATTAATGAATTGACTCGGCACGTGTCATTTGACACGAAATTGGATTGGTCACAACAAATTCCAATTCCTTTGCCTTGTGCAAAAAGTCTAAGAACACTTGTATTATTTCAAGGCGGCAAACGTGATGAGGGGGCATGGGAGTCTATTTGTCAAGACTTTAGGCGTTTACGTGTGCTTGTTTTGAGTCATTTAAGAATGAAGGAAGTGTCACCTCTCATTCAAAAACTCAAGCATCTGAAATATCTTGATCTTTGGAAGAATGAGATGGAGGCACTTCCTAATTCTGTCACCAGTCTGGTAAATTTGCAAGTGCTCAAGCTCAATGATTGTAGGAAACTTAAGGAACTACCTAGGGATATTAGCAAGCTGATCAGTCTGAGGCATCTTGATGTTGGTTGCTCTGTTGATGTAGATTTATGTAAAAATTTAGAGTATATGCCTCGTGGGATTGGGAAATTAATTAGTCTACAGACGTTGTCATGTTTTGtggttgcaaaaaaaaaaagtactaaaTTTGAGATGATAGGTGGACTGGATGAGTTGAGGAGGTTAAATGAATTGAGAGGGAGGCTAGAAATAAGAGTAAAGGGATATGAGAGGAATTCTTGTATATCAGAATTTGAAGGAGCGAAATTGATCGATAAACAATATCTTCAGTCGTTGACCGTATGGTGGGACCGAAAGCTGCATAGTGATTCAGATATTGATTTGTATGATAAAATGTTGCAAAGCCTCCAGCCAAACTGGAGTCTTCATGAGTTGACAGTTGCAGGCTATGGAGGTATGAGGTTTCCTAGTTGGGTTTCAGATCTCTCAAATCTTGTAAGTATTTGTATAGAAGGATGTAGAAGACTTAATCATATCCCTCCCTTACATGGAATCCCTTCTCTTGAAGAATTAAGTATTTGGGGATTGGGTGATTTGGAGTACATAGATAGTGAGGGGGTTGGAGGAAAAGAAGTGTCGACGTTTTTCCCATCCTTAAAGAGCCTTTATATCTCTGATTGTGGTAGACTGAAGGGATGGAGGAAGAGATGGAGTAGAGATGAGATGAATGATGATAGTGATGAGTCAACAATAGAAGAAGGGTTGATAATGCTCTCTTTTCCACGTCTTTCTTCATTGACCATTCAATCTTGTCCAAATCTGACTTCAATGCCGTTGTTTCCAACTCTCGATGAAGGTCTTTATTTGCGGTGGAGTAGTTCAATGCCATTACAGCAGACAATGAAGATGACATCACcagtctcttcttcttctttttcatttacCCGTCCTCTCTCCAAATTAAAGATTCTAGGTATGACGTCAATTGATGACATGGAATCTCTTCCGGAAGTAGGGCTGCaaaatctctcttctcttcaaCAGATATCGATTCAGACATGCTCAAGATTGAAGTCTCTGCCACTGCCTGATCAGGGGATGCCTTCTCTTCAGATATTTGAAGTCATTGACTGCAGAGAATTGAAGTCGCTATCTGAATCTGAATCTCAAGGGATGATACCCTAGCTTCCCTCTTTGCAATTCTTAAGTATCAATTTATGCAGTGAAGAGCTGAGCGGAAGAATGAGAGGATGGGGAAAGGAGAGCGAGGAGCAGTGGCCTCCTAACATTAAACACATTCCAGATATTGTAATTGATTGGAATTACATTCAAAAGGAGGGTCGCTATGTAAAGGGTCAAGGATTGGAATACTGGTAAGAAGTATTTTCACCGAACATACAAACACTTACACACGTGTATGAAAGGTATTTAACATCTCCTTtccttcctttatttattttcttttatttttattattccatactctctctctctttattattaggTGTATGAAAGGTAACGTTTTTCAATTAATTGGGTTCAGACACCAAACAAAATTacctttcattaaaaaatacatacatacataaatgaagatatttaatctcttcCTTCATTCcttagtttaatttcttttatttttattattattactatcattttataaaactatgtattatttatttaatctatcATATTTGATGGTTAGAACATTTTCACCATGAGGCTACTATTCTTAAATATAAAGGTTTTTAACAGCTTCCTTCGTTTAATTTctctgattattattattattattattattattattattattattattaatcccTGCTCTttctctatatttatttattttattatacacaAATCTCAtcagataaaattattatattttttctataaatattggtaacatttttttaattaattaaagttccatttgttttttttgtttaaatattaatattaaaaataaatttttaaaataaaaaatattaacttaatatattcttaaataattttttttttttaattttaaataaagctCTTACATAGAAAGGGGTTCAGCCCTCAATAAAACGACAGATTATCCCATTTCTTTTCCCTACTTGCACAAAGTAAAGCCTTCTCCAATCACctaatctatctttttttttcaacaaattgaTGCTGCATGCATTTGACTTTCTAGTTTTCTTTCCAATTTCTATGAGCAATTTAGTGTCGGAGCATGTGAGTTTTATATGCATTAAGAGTATCCAATTACCCAAgtattttctctctttgaattgagtttgatttcataatataaaaatatatttggttataaTAGGCAAGTGATTTTCTGTTTTCACATGCTTCTGTCAAGTTGTCATTTACCTTTCTAGTGATGTCCATTTTTTACTGAACTTTTAGAATTGAATCTTGGTTGCAGGAAATAGATCAGAGGATTTTGGATGCCGCTACAGATATTAGTTATATatttgttggaatattgccaattatgttgacattgtcaaagaaggaggcttgttggtggcaaccaccaaccttgactttggtagccaccattgttgaagaagagaagaagttggcagccacctttgttgaagaagagatgagtttggcagccaccattgatgacaaaggagcaagaggagctgccattgatgcctataaaagaggcatgatcttagagagcaaagtgtgagagttgtgagacatgtagagagaagaagagagaaagaaagagaagggctgccaccagcagccctgctgccttaAGCAGCTGCTGCCccatgtagcaatgagagatgggagttgagtggatgtgatcctcctccatgtgttgtattctttctctatctctaaataaaatgaacctctcccgtggatgtaggcaatttgccgaaccacgttaaatattgtgtctcagtgtgcttacccctccgatgagcaatgatcagtacatcaccggtcccggatTCCGCCCCATCAATATTCACAGGGTGCAGTTCCGGTAACATTGAAGCCGTAAGCCGAGCTTCAAATTCTGAAGATGAAAAAACTGTTTGGAGAGTTGCTGatataattaatcttaaattcTTGTTGTAGATGAATCAGGTTCTACTCctctaaaacaaaattttcctACTCCATTGGTTTCTGTTGAGGCAAATGCAGCTTCTGTTTAACCTTtcttttttgccctttttggaCATCTTTTTGGTGTAGATACAGTGATTGGACTGGGGTTtgataaagttgaaaaggtattcaATGATGATTTCATTATACAGGATGGAACAGGCTGGATCAGGTTTAGTACATAAGTTATCTTTTAATGCCTTTATGCTTTTGCTTAATGGGGTTTACTGAATGAACACGTGTACAGAAACTAAATTTTATGCTTAAATAATAAACGTTGATCTTATTCAAATTTGCGAAAGTTCTTCATATGATACTTGTATTTACAGGGCTTTGCAGGCCTGTGACAAACTTGATAGAAATCTGTTTACACTCCATACGTTGCATATACATTTCATTTGCAGAACCAAATTGCAGGTATTGATCTTACAGCTtataaatcttgaaatattGATAAGATGTCTGAAGTTGATGACCGATAACCATTATGTGCATATGTTGTGTTTCCCTGTTTGTTGATCATGTGTATTTTCTCTGGTTGAAGCTGCAAAGTAAAAGTTTGATTCAGTCTCAGATGTTAGAATCATCTGTGCACTCTGGTGTGGTATGGATCAACCAGACATCAGACATCCACATCAAACTAGGTATTAGACTAAATCAACTTAAAGTTTTTCATATCTTCTACTTGTATTTGTTTGGCATAACTTCTAGTTTTCTTTCCCCAGTTCTCCAATCAATTGGTCCTTGACTGATTCCAACAATGCTCAAGCTTGCTGGTTGCATCAAACTTTACCCTTGACCTCTCATGTTGAGCAGGAGTATTACCCTACAAGGTGTGAATTGTACCAAGTTTATGTTTGCTCTTAATGTCTCCCCTAAAGGTCAATAGATTATTAACTCTTGTATATATGTTCTCTTTTGTATCTTGCAGGGAGTCTGCCAGATCCCTTGAAGATGAAGGTTTGAGACGCTCGACTGTTTTGATGAATTTCAGTCCAACCAAGCTTGACCATGATATCTACGGTCTCAAGGGATGTCTCCAGGGTTTTAACTGGCCTTTTGCAACTCGTTACATGGTGAACGCAGTtcgaaattataaattttctttttgtttgtgtcTCAACAGAACATCTTGTAGGAATTAGGACTGAATATTCAGTGTTTCAATTATATTCACCATCATAATTTCCTCAAGATCAAGCAATTCTCATTTCTCAGATATGATTTATgaactttttatttgtatagTTAACACAAAGTTTGTTGTTTTAACATACTGACGTTCTTAATAAAAGAGCATGTTACGAGTATATTATGTTGTAGTTGACTGCAAACATCCTTCCTCTTGTTTGCTgttggaaaaggaaagaaatttgaCAGGGAAACTCCCAACTTGCCAGGCATTTCAATGTCACTCCTTGCAGTCTGATCTACACATCCTTTTCTATGTTAAAAATCGGTTTCTTCCTCTTCAACTTGGTAACAGCCTTCCATCAAACCTAGCAGGGGGCTGCTTCAACCTCCCAATCCCTACCAAGCCAACTTTTATTGCGAGTAAAGAACACACACCAGCGGAGCAAGCAAACCATCAAGCCAGGTACCTTCATTATCTTGATGATaaggagaaaataataaaaacatattgtaGTCCTAGTTTTCTcacaacaaattatatttttaatcaaaattaatctttgatttttgaatttcaaatttcaatcctATTAAAAGCAAATGAACCAAAATTAGGttataacaattattattattattattattattattattgatccATACTTCAAGGAGAAAaggtattttgaaaatatatctcaaacacaataaaatttacTTCCCTTTAAAGTCTTGCCCTTAAATTGAGAGTGACTAAGAGGGGAAGGAAATAGATTTATAATTTCTCGACATTAACTTactatttatctttatttacttttgaaaaatccaattTTATCCTATTTATCATTTCTTCCGtttagattcaattaaaaaggtgttaatgatatttaatgTTTATTACCCTGTCATTCACTATTCTATCCAGACAAGGAAAATTATCACcacaaatttttttctatcccTTTCCGACTCCTCCATTCCCTCCCCTCATGTCACaattttttaccaaacaaaCTGTTAAATCGTTTTTGTGTGCGTGTATGAATCAGGAACCCGGAGTGAATGTTTTGGAAATCAAGCAGttcattttatcatttaaaaaataaataaaaagtaatattgcATGAATACTTGCTTGAATCAAATGCAGGCACCGAGTTGGGGAACCATTTTGAAGCTTTCGTTTCAATGTGTTGGGGTTGGATATGGTGATTTGGGcactttcaaaatattttttcaaaattaaattaaaagcaaatggatgaaaattagattataataaATGATTTGGTTCCAGGGCTCATTATGATGAGTGCAGTTGCgttctattatttttcttcttataggAGACCTAACAAAACCGCTTGTAGATGCTTACTGGTCTTCAACTTTTACTTTGTTAAAGTGCAAGGATCTGTACTTCTGTACTGCTACATTCTGATATGATCTCTGAGGACGGTAATGCAAACCACTCGACTTAACAgtggcaaataataataaacaaaacaaatgaagaaacctctttttgaatttttgtgaatccattttgattttcatgGGGGTTTATGAGACAAGTGGTGCATCCAATTTGCAGCGGCTAGGAGTATATTTATGCAAAACTCTTCATTAATCCCGTCTAGAGGAAAGTAGAGAAGCAGGAAATTAATGAGATGAGAGGAATACTAATTCTGAGCGTATGATTATTAGGTTGTCAGATAAAGGTATCATAAGCGGAGGTGATGCAAAATCGTACAAATAAATCTACAGCTGCTGGCAAGATAGTAATGATTATTATTCTCCTGAAGGTTGAAGATGTCTATATTCCGGTGTCCTTCTTGATCTTGTGCTCTGCATAGTGTTGGCCCTTGGAACCTACGATTTATACAAGTGATTACCTGctatttattaaagaaattgCAACCTGTTTCCTGTATGAACAATGAAGCCCATGCAACATCAAGGTGCTAGGATTTGAACATGTAAATTTTACAATCCAATTAGGCTAGTACAACTTGTGGATCATATGATTATATTATTCCAAGAAAGTTCCTGCTAGACTTTAGAATGATTAATATACTTTACCACACCTAACGTAAATGATGAACATCCCAATCCTTTCTTCCATCGTATATGAAGCACTGTTTTGCATACTGTAGCTTATTTCCAAAAGGTCATGAGATAGATGTGAAATCATTGAATTCGACTGTGGATTGAACTATGGTTCGTTAGCTCTTCAAATTCAGGTGGTAGGTGTCTTGAAATTGCTGGTGTTAAGTGCTTTTAGAATTTATTGTGGAGGTCATTCTTTCATGAAGTGGAGAAGGATAGATTTCGGAACATAGAAAGTTGCAAAATGCATGATTTTATGCATGATCTAGCAACCCATGTCGATGGTTTTCATAGCACCAAAGCCATTCACTTTGATGCTTGTGCAAACTTGATAGAGTGGCGTGGATATGTACTTTCACAAGAACCCTCCCTTTTCTTTCATTAGGAACAGTTTCAGAGCATGTTATGCTACTTTCAATTAGATTACTTTTTATAGATTCCTTACATTCTCGTCTGCAGAATTCCAAAATACAGCTATTGATCTCAGAGCTGATTATGTATTTGGTACTCATAAAACATTTACTGAAGTTCGTATCCGTTTTCCAACGTTGATTGATGTGTGAACTTCTTTCAGCTGAAAGTTGACAGTGATGCTTGGATTCTGCCTCAGCTGGTATGTAGAATCATCTGTGAACACTCCTCTGCATAGTGGATGAAATGAATACCGCACATCCACATGAAACGAAGTATGAGAATTAATCGAGTATACTTCTTTTCAATGTCCTTGTTGCTGCATGAGTCTAACATTCTAGTTTACTTTCCCCAGTTCTCCTGTCATCTTACTGTTGATTGACTAAAGGACTGCGATCAAATGGTCCTGGACTGTCTGTAATAGTCTTCATGAATTAATGTGAGTATTGTTAGAATCTATTTATGAGAATCTGCCTTGAAGATAGAAGATAGAGTTATGCGCAGCCAATTATTTGAATTTCAATGCAATTGTTTTCATATCAGATTCTGCCGCAGGATTTGCTGCAGAGTATGTTACTAGAAGACAAATAATCTCCCAAGGTTGTTgagagtttttattaatttcaagttctttgtaagtttttaaataggcattctcaattaattaaaagtattgatCTTTCATACTCAACTCTGctctttagaatttattttttgttttctcaaatcAGTGTTACCTGACAGCTTAGATTTCTATCAAGTATTATTTACTTGAAGATTTTCCTTTTACCTCGCATAGGTTCTCTTGCTCTCAAGTTCTGTGTGAGGAGGATTCATCATGAAGTTTTATCTCATATTAGTTATTAGTAATTGCAGTGGATTAAGGTGTCTATCTCAATCTGAATCTCAAGGGATACCCCCACCTTCCCTCTTTGCTATAATTAAGAATCATTAAACACATccaaatattgaaattgatttcGACTACATTCAAAAGGACGGTCCCTATGTAAACGAAGAGTTCAGAATTGACAGGCAATAGTTTTTTCACCGTGTCTTGTACCCCTAAATATGAAGGTATTTGGCCTCTTATTTCGAGGAAATGGATCTCTCACTGCAGGCATTACGTGATCTCGTTATTTATCTTTCTCTTTCATCTTTTGCTGGGAATCCATTACATCATTTGAAGATGAATGTCTGGTATGCCTTGTAAGAGATGTCGCAGAAAAGCTGACACGGAAAAAGTTCAGAGGTGGGTGCCTATGAAATTCTGAAATCATGACATTTGACAAGCTTACTGCCTGCGATGTACCACTacgagggtgtttgggagtgtggtagctgttgcttttcaaatagcttttcatgccgaaaagcatgccaataatattttttcattttttaaaaattatttttgatatcagcacatcaaaacgatccagaaagtacaaaccgcactcaattttagcaaaaaaaaaaaaacttttgaaattttGCAAAAAGCTGTTTGGACCGCAGTGCCAAACAACCCCTACATCTTGTGGCATTGACTTCAAATGACAAAAATTACCCATCTTCACTGGCCTTCCTAGCAATACAACTGTTTTCTTAGATAAATTTGTTTAACATTATAGACTATAGTATCTTATCCTATGCAGAGCATCTTCTGATACTCTGGATTTATGGTGTTTCCAGGGAAGTGGCAAGCTTCGATGAGATTACTTTTCGTTTCACATGTCATGCATTCCCATTTTCAGAATTCTAAAGCACaggtgtatatatatagatcTTAGAGGTGGTaagtgtttaaatttttttaacatagatAAGCATGATAGTTTTCTACTTTTCCaatgtcacgacccgaatcccggatccatgaccggcacataggcaaggttcccctccaaggttccaaacctatgcgaactcaaacttacatacaatcctttaaacaactcaatcagagtttaacgcagaattaacaacaaacaacttcataatataattcgattgtcttaatacaagagttaataatttcatagttttggagcactaacttgacacaaaaggaaggtacaaattacaaccaaaaaggCAGGTTcagaaggttcaacaaaagtaacctgctatcaagctataagcctgaaaaggataaataatgagagggtgagttcaacaactcagtgagtagataacgttcaatatacacacacgaggtaatataacaatgagaaatatatatacaagtatggctttagttcttatacgaaggtttatcaaataggccataacaagaatatcatatggtaaaacttgtcagaaaatcaaaatgcaatgagcatgaggctccgtactgtgggatgatcagtccacacaggttggtgactcccccgaccaactagggttcagatacgatgtgcacaaagactaacactaccctgttagcatgggtattctgactgacataccatagttTCATAAtcgtaatcaaacaaacatattcatatctcaaagctcaactcattacatcaatcaaatgaggagctatcaattcagaagtcaattcaaaatatatactggttcatatcaagaattcagattcaataattgatcatgcttttatcataaggataataatcaacatatatatatcatcaagaagcatgatctaattcatattaacaaatcaaatatttataatatttctcatgcatatggaaaattatccactcacctgactcaaaagcaaacaacactCACAAGCTGAAACAGAAGGAAATTCTACTGACGtcctgccggtagaatatcaggattatctgaatacaaaggagacatattcaaaaacgactcgaaagaacatttaatctatttaatacacttaactaagggtgtattccgtaaccctatatattatagtcaattttcttaaaaacccaaaatctaacggttttcccgaaatctaatccataataaaaacaactaataaaattggtaataattcactaaataacccttaattattcatcaaactaatctgaaaaatctaatattacagctagggactaatctggaatttttccatatttttagggccaaattgtaacttttgtcaaatggaggaccaaactgaaatttgtcataaatccatgaatatactgaaattctgaccttaattaatcctcaattctgtccaggatgtatcattatgcttcagggatcattctggaattttactaaatttttagggccaaatcgtactttttgtcaaattgaaggactaaattgaaagtgttaaattatcttatctatacagtaattctgtccataattcatatgttattctgttcagaatctcggaatatgctccagggaccaatttgtaatttttccaaagttcggggactaaactgtaattttcggaaattgagggaccaaattgaatttttgtcatcttcaacctccagtccagattttaacagaaaccccactgttctcccctgatttctaactcaaatttcaccatttacacaattctataactcaaaatcatcataatcttccataatcaactaaatcattaattaaccacaacaattaaccttataaccttcaaattaattcatcaatttaaacccaaaacacaaattctcaaaaccctaacattcatcaaaactgaaattaaagtttaattaacatattatacacattaaacaacctaaatcttacctttttcacttatttcctccaaatctcttcattttccccttattttcccttcttttctcttcttcttctttctctcttctctctcacggttctgctctctaatttcagataactttccctttttttttttttttttacttcctatttatatttatcaatttttgttcaattaccataataccccttattcatttattccaacttttaagccttcaagggctttCTAGGCTTTTCCTATCcctttaatacaaaacatcacaatctccccaccttataaaagtttcgtcctcgaaacttaatagaaaaatattgaatactTACCGAGATTATCGAAAAGATGAGGATACTCCTCACGCATCTTATCCTCGAGCTCCCATGTCGCTTCTTCACGTGAATGgcctttccatttcactttcactgaagctatgtccttcgacctaagcttcctcacttgtcggtcgactatagcttccggttgcaccttataaaccatatcatccctCAAGTCAATAGGATGAACCTCTAACACATGCGATGGATCTGACATATATTTCCTtaacatggaaacatgaaataccgGATGAATAGCAGACAAGTTTGGTGGTAATGCTAACCGATAAGCAACTGCCCCAACTCTCTCCAGAATCTCATACGGTCCAATGAATCGAGGACTCAACTTGCCTTTCTTCCCAAATCTGAATACTCCTTTTGTAGGTGATACttttaagaacacacaatcaccCACTGAAAACTCTAAGTCACGCCTTCTTTTATCCGCATAACTTTTCTGTCTACTCTGAgctgtttgaagcttctttctaattacctcaatcttctctgaggtaatctgaatcaactcTGGTCCCATTA includes:
- the LOC118037643 gene encoding putative disease resistance protein RGA4, with amino-acid sequence MAEGVLFNIAEEIIKTLGSLAAQEVALWWGINDQLWKLNGTVTRIKAVSQDAEEQAQKQKQNHQIEDWLKKLREAVYDAEDLLDDFSTQVLRKQLMPGKRVSREVRLFFSRSNQFVYGSRMGHRVKALRERLDGIEIDSKKFHFVRGEERASLTTEREQTTSSEPEITVGRESDKAAVKIFLMNSNYEHNVSVISVVGMGGLGKTTLAQHVFNDEQVKAHFGVRLWVSVSGGLDVRKIIKGAVGTGDSDDQLESLKEKLERKIEKKKYLLVLDDVWDDKDDGEKWDRLKELLPRDAVGSKIVVTTRSHVIAKFTSTIEPHVLKGLSVDESWELFRRKAFPQGQESGHVDERIRKEIVGRCGGVPLVVKAIARLMSLKDRAQWLSFTLDELPDSIRDDNIIQTLKLSYDALPSFMKHCFAHCSLFPKGHKIDVKYLIRLWIAQGFVSSSNSGRRCIEIVGLKCFESLLWRSFFHEVEKDRFGNIESCKMHDFMHDLATHVAGLESTIVDQQGNRINELTRHVSFDTKLDWSQQIPIPLPCAKSLRTLVLFQGGKRDEGAWESICQDFRRLRVLVLSHLRMKEVSPLIQKLKHLKYLDLWKNEMEALPNSVTSLVNLQVLKLNDCRKLKELPRDISKLISLRHLDVGCSVDVDLCKNLEYMPRGIGKLISLQTLSCFVVAKKKSTKFEMIGGLDELRRLNELRGRLEIRVKGYERNSCISEFEGAKLIDKQYLQSLTVWWDRKLHSDSDIDLYDKMLQSLQPNWSLHELTVAGYGGMRFPSWVSDLSNLVSICIEGCRRLNHIPPLHGIPSLEELSIWGLGDLEYIDSEGVGGKEVSTFFPSLKSLYISDCGRLKGWRKRWSRDEMNDDSDESTIEEGLIMLSFPRLSSLTIQSCPNLTSMPLFPTLDEGLYLRWSSSMPLQQTMKMTSPVSSSSFSFTRPLSKLKILGMTSIDDMESLPEVGLQNLSSLQQISIQTCSRLKSLPLPDQGMPSLQIFEVIDCRELKSLSESESQGMIP